A genome region from Panicum virgatum strain AP13 chromosome 4K, P.virgatum_v5, whole genome shotgun sequence includes the following:
- the LOC120702335 gene encoding protein transport protein SEC16B homolog isoform X2, producing the protein MAADFDDTTEDFFDNLVNSDDDADDGRPRLAEASAGDLAALTLDDQSDAGPPDDQPAPPPPAEEPDNHPAPPNPDPRTEPVAEPAVAPPGAAADQPAFAPPGAAADEPSAAPDKGVHAAPALKQVQWNDFGAGTGADPFEDLPPGGAEDSFFGGTAAGDQGGQESLLGASNASAPDHSFSAGASNSTTATDGLPDYSFYGGTDDNNANSQFNSTTGAAVYGNQSTNFQLESADPRYLESLYPGWKYDDATQQWCQVDTLSTQHIAADTTSAAAVLGSDNVQQQQQNNSHAQAVHGSTETTPQPKPVSEADDQTAPAPHKEDADHEPMPAHPQVEPVGGHASLLGTTNASTPDHSFYGGMDSNASSHFNSTTVAAGYGGYSTDAQLESADPRYLESLYPGWKYDDATQQWYQVDTVSTQHTVTAEATSAVAVVGSDNVQQQQQQNNSHAEAGHELTETTSEPKPEFEPSAAPSETEADNEPSVAPHNGEVENDPTLVYPQVEPVVVHHPEADNEAVEAGSAVLHPDTKSELQEMPTSADKAVTAPERCGSLGSEKGIHTAIKQVQWNDFGANTSAGGADPFGDLLPDGAENDFFGATVPGDQGVQASMAGTNNVTTPDHSFSAGVDSNAAISAGVVGYSFSGGVDNNTISHFDSSASVVGYDVQSTGAQLDSTDPKYLESLYPGWKYDAATQQWYQVDTPGAQSYAADNTGAVAVLGSDNVQQHQQQFSASYLQNASHAALETIAEESSANAASWGQSGSSAAPVEYPPNMLFYAEYPGWYFDTNTQQWQSLESYQQSVALAATSAAASDGFAGSGHTAQYTNDSYASSFSQQSQWQPDSLGNTMQPDVLGGNSLLGRSYSSNQQAENQIGWQANSESLQSSINSNPHADTFVPSAGQHTDSEGNHASYEGFRGNHSWYKGSEHSTSQEVGYKGFASSTGFQTGHKELQPPNDHQAGMAYEPSTNVGYGNSNGPKDFVPKESMYKTQTHAVSSAHTYVPNNYWGTQTAMDFAQQQQIGTNAPSQQFGFSPHEQRSSAGRPPHAVVTFGFGGKLLVLKESSSMTANFDSGNQGNSGLTVSVLNIPEIVADKIDNPSMANGSALSYFHALCRQPIPGPLVGGSAASKDVNKWLDDMIGVYESSLTEFQGGDVQKVLISLLKILCQHYGKLRSPFGSDPSQEGVDGPDMAVTKLFSSCKSSANMKGYGVHCMKNLPSESQIQATAQEVQNLLVSGRRKEALHYAQEGQLWGPALILALQLGDKFYADTVKKMAHCHFVSGSPLRTLCLLIAGQPADVFNSENPVNSGSLYTPHQPVEVAPKGMLDDWQENLAIITANRTKGDDLVITHLGDCLWKEKNEVASAHSCYLVAELNIDSYTESARMCLIGADHLRCPRTFASPEAIQRTEVYEYAKVLGNSQYILLPFQPYKLIYAYMLAEIGKVSDSLRYCQASLKVLKASGRTPELEAWKQLFSTLEERIRTHQQGGYATNLAPGKIVGKLFTSLDKSLSRMMGTQSAPMPPLPQGAANERNVYSPPDTKVVNNQSVMSMSPLMSSASEQSMSEMGGNSGPGREVAHNRSISEPDFGKTPQKAAGSSKAQSTSGSGSSRFGWLVQKTVGLVSKSHRQAKLGEQNKFYYDEKLKRWVEEGAEVPAEEPPLPPPPTKSSFQNSIPESNLNGPPVGGGYTANGFAEAKALNPSEPSSGMPPMPPTQNQFSARGRMGVRSRYVDTFNKGGGGGANAFGAATMYSKPAAPSMSSLSGAKFFVPTPAAASEQAAADAPMDAHSDTTQQAEPSSSPALEASSLAPPVPMQSTIQRYPSGDNIQRYPSMDNIVAPLDSAGSSMSRSRASSWSGGYPGQLSGTAVSRSPDGQTMRSPMMPGKRPPHSRSSSNSSLQFNGLGEDLHEVEL; encoded by the exons ATGGCTGCAGACTTCGACGACACCACCGAGGACTTCTTCGACAACCTAGTCAATTCCGATGATGACGCCGACGACGGTCGCCCTCGCCTAGCCGAGGCCTCCGCGGGGGACCTCGCCGCCCTCACCCTGGACGACCAATCCGACGCGGGCCCACCCGATGAtcaacccgcgccgccgccaccggcggagGAACCGGACAATCACCCCGCGCCGCCGAATCCCGACCCTCGTACGGAGCCGGTGGCGGAACCCGCCGTCGCGCCACCTGGGGCCGCGGCTGACCAGCCTGCCTTCGCGCCACCTGGGGCCGCGGCTGACGAGCCTTCCGCGGCTCCGGACAAGGGCGTCCACGCCGCCCCCGCCCTCAAGCAGGTGCAGTGGAACGATTTCGGTGCCGGCACAGGGGCAGATCCGTTCGAGGACCTCCCGCCAGGCGGAGCGGAGGACTCCTTCTTCGGGGGTACTGCTGCCGGGGATCAGGGCGGCCAGGAATCTCTTCTGGGTGCCAGCAATGCCAGCGCACCAGATCACAGCTTCTCCGCCGGTGCGAGTAACAGTACCACCGCCACTGATGGGCTGCCGGATTACAGCTTCTATGGGGGAACGGACGATAACAATGCCAATTCCCAGTTCAACTCCACCACGGGTGCTGCGGTATATGGCAATCAAAGCACCAACTTTCAATTGGAATCCGCTGACCCCAGATATCTTGAGAGCCTCTACCCTGGGTGGAAGTACGACGACGCCACACAGCAGTGGTGTCAGGTAGACACTCTCAGCACACAACATATTGCTGCTGATACTACCAGTGCTGCGGCAGTGCTTGGGAGTGACAatgttcagcagcagcagcaaaacaATTCACATGCACAGGCTGTGCATGGATCCACAGAGACAACTCCTCAACCCAAGCCTGTGTCTGAGGCTGATGATCAGACTGCGCCGGCGCCACATAAGGAGGATGCGGACCATGAGCCCATGCCTGCGCATCCACAAGTGGAGCCTGTGGGCGGCCATGCATCACTTCTAGGTACCACCAATGCCAGCACACCAGATCACAGCTTCTATGGTGGGATGGATAGCAATGCCAGTTCCCATTTCAATTCAACCACAGTTGCTGCGGGATATGGGGGTTACAGCACCGACGCACAATTGGAATCCGCTGACCCCAGATACCTAGAGAGCCTCTATCCTGGATGGAAGTATGACGATGCCACGCAGCAGTGGTATCAGGTAGACACTGTCAGCACACAGCATACTGTTACTGCTGAAGCTACCAGTGCTGTGGCAGTTGTTGGGAGTGATAatgttcagcagcagcagcagcaaaacaATTCACATGCAGAGGCTGGACATGAACTCACGGAAACGACTTCTGAGCCGAAGCCTGAGTTTGAGCCTTCGGCAGCGCCTTCTGAGACTGAGGCTGATAATGAACCTTCGGTAGCACCACATAACGGTGAGGTGGAGAATGATCCCACACTGGTGTATCCACAAGTGGAGCCTGTGGTGGTGCATCATCCTGAGGCTGATAATGAGGCAGTTGAGGCGGGGTCTGCGGTGCTGCATCCTGATACCAAGTCTGAACTCCAGGAAATGCCCACCAGTGCTGACAAGGCTGTCACAGCACCAGAGAGGTGTGGGTCCCTGGGTTCAGAGAAGGGCATCCACACCGCCATCAAGCAGGTGCAGTGGAACGACTTTGGTGCCAACAccagtgccggtggagcagaTCCTTTTGGGGACCTCCTGCCAGATGGAGCAGAGAACGACTTCTTTGGGGCTACTGTGCCTGGCGATCAGGGTGTCCAGGCATCCATGGCAGGTACCAACAATGTTACCACACCAGATCACAGCTTCTCTGCAGGAGTGGATAGCAATGCCGCCATTAGTGCTGGAGTGGTGGGTTACAGCTTCTCAGGGGGAGTGGATAACAATACCATTTCCCACTTCGATTCCAGTGCAAGTGTTGTGGGATATGATGTTCAGAGCACCGGTGCACAATTGGACTCCACTGATCCCAAATATCTCGAGAGCCTCTACCCTGGATGGAAGTACGATGCCGCTACGCAACAGTGGTATCAGGTTGATACACCCGGTGCACAGAGTTATGCTGCTGATAATACTGGTGCTGTGGCAGTGCTTGGGAGTGATAATGTTCAGCAACATCAGCAGcaatttagtgcttcatacctGCAAAACGCCTCGCATGCAGCACTTGAAACCATTGCAGAGGAGAGCAGTGCcaatgccgcgagctggggccAGTCTGGGAGCAGTGCTGCACCTGTAGAATACCCCCCGAACATGTTATTCTATGCAGAATACCCAGGGTGGTACTTTGATACCAACACTCAGCAGTGGCAATCACTCGAGTCGTACCAACAAAGTGTTGCGCTAGCTGCAACTTCTGCAGCAGCCTCAGATGGGTTCGCAGGGTCAGGTCATACAGCTCAGTACACCAATGATTCTTATGCAAGTAGCTTCAGCCAGCAGAGCCAGTGGCAACCCGATTCATTGGGTAACACTATGCAGCCTGATGTTTTGGGAGGTAATAGCTTGCTGGGTCGTTCCTATAGTTCAAATCAGCAAGCTGAGAATCAGATTGGGTGGCAGGCCAATTCTGAGTCATTGCAGTCGTCTATAAATTCTAATCCTCATGCAGACACATTTGTGCCTTCTGCAGGCCAACACACTGATAGTGAGGGCAATCATGCTAGTTATGAGGGATTCAGAGGGAACCACAGTTGGTACAAGGGTTCTGAGCATTCTACAAGTCAGGAGGTTGGGTACAAAGGGTTTGCATCTTCAACAGGTTTCCAGACTGGTCACAAGGAATTGCAGCCTCCTAACGATCACCAGGCTGGCATGGCATATGAACCTTCAACAAATGTTGGGTATGGTAATTCAAATGGTCCAAAAGACTTTGTTCCAAAAGAGAGCATGTACAAGACACAAACACATGCTGTCTCCTCCGCACATACATATGTGCCCAACAACTATTGGGGCACTCAGACCGCAATGGACTTTGCTCAGCAGCAACAGATTGGTACAAATGCTCCATCCCAACAGTTTGGTTTCTCACCACATGAGCAGAGATCATCAGCTGGACGTCCACCACATGCTGTGGTCACCTTTGGATTTGGGGGGAAGCTATTAGTTTTGAAAGAGAGCAGCTCCATGACCGCAAACTTTGACAGCGGAAATCAG GGCAATTCTGGTCTCACGGTATCAGTTCTTAATATTCCAGAAATTGTCGCTGATAAAATTGACAATCCAAGCATGGCTAACGGCAGTGCACTTAGCTACTTCCATGCTCTTTGTCGTCAACCTATTCCTGGCCCTCTTGTTGGCGGAAGTGCTGCATCAAAGGATGTGAATAAATGGCTTGATGATATGATTGGAGTATATGAATCTTCTCTCACTGAATTCCAGGGAGGGGATGTCCAGAAGGTGCTTATTTCGTTGTTGAAAATACTGTGTCAACACTATGGAAAACTCCGTTCACCCTTTGGGTCTGATCCATCACAGGAG GGTGTAGATGGCCCAGATATGGCAGTTACAAAACTTTTCTCATCTTGTAAGAGCAGTGCTAATATGAAAGGGTATGGAGTCCATTGCATGAAAAATCTTCCCTCGGAAAGCCAGATTCAG GCTACTGCTCAGGAGGTTCAAAATCTCCTGGTTTCTGGTAGAAGGAAAGAGGCTCTTCATTATGCACAGGAAGGTCAACTTTGGGGACCTGCACTGATCCTTGCTTTACAACTTGGTGATAAG TTTTATGCGGATACTGTGAAGAAAATGGCTCACTGCCATTTTGTGTCTGGGTCACCTTTGAGGACATTGTGCCTTCTTATTGCTGGACAACCTGCAGATGTTTTCAATTCTGAGAACCCGGTTAACAGTGGTTCTTTGTATACACCCCACCAGCCTGTAGAG GTTGCGCCTAAGGGTATGCTGGATGACTGGCAAGAGAATTTGGCTATTATAACAGCAAACAGGACAAAAGGTGATGACCTTGTAATTACCCACCTTGGGGATTGCCTTTGGAAAGAGAAGAACGAG GTTGCATCTGCCCACTCATGCTATTTAGTTGCTGAACTAAATATTGATTCGTACACTGAAAGTGCAAGGATGTGCCTCATTGGCGCAGACCACCTGAGGTGTCCACGCACATTTGCCAGCCCTGAAGCCATCCAG AGAACAGAAGTGTATGAGTATGCAAAGGTTCTTGGTAATTCTCAGTATATACTCTTGCCATTTCAACCATACAAGTTGATATATGCATATATGCTTGCGGAGATTGGGAAGGTTTCTGATTCACTAAG GTATTGTCAAGCATCTCTGAAGGTGCTGAAGGCCTCTGGCCGCACACCTGAACTAGAAGCATGGAAACAATTATTTTCAACCCTGGAGGAGCGAATACGCACCCATCAACAG GGTGGATATGCAACAAATCTTGCCCCTGGAAAGATTGTTGGGAAGCTTTTCACATCACTTGATAAATCTTTGTCCCGAATGATGGGTACACAATCTGCACCAATGCCACCACTTCCACAGGGCGCCGCAAATGAAAGAAATGTCTATTCTCCTCCAGATACAAAAGTTGTAAATAACCAGTCAGTGATGTCCATGTCACCTCTAATGTCTTCTGCTTCAGAGCAGTCTATGAGCGAGATGGGAGGAAATAGCGGCCCTGGCAGGGAAGTTGCACATAACAGAAGTATTTCTGAGCCagattttggcaaaaccccaCAAAAG GCTGCTGGGTCAAGTAAGGCACAAAGCACATCAGGTTCTGGAAGTTCTCGTTTTGGATGGTTGGTGCAGAAGACAGTGGGGCTTGTTTCAAAATCTCATCGTCAG GCAAAGTTAGGGGAACAGAACAAGTTCTACTATGATGAGAAGCTGAAGCGGTGGGTGGAGGAAGGTGCTGAGGTCCCTGCTGAGGAGCCTCCACTCCCCCCGCCTCCAACAAAATCCTCATTCCAGAACAGTATTCCAGAGTCGAACTTGAATGGTCCCCCGGTTGGTGGAGGTTATACTGCTAATGGATTTGCAGAAGCTAAAGCTTTGAACCCTTCGGAGCCTAGTTCTGGGATGCCACCGATGCCACCCACCCAGAACCAATTCTCAGCACGGGGAAGGATGGGTGTAAGATCAAG GTATGTTGACACTTTCAacaagggtggtggtggtggtgcaaaTGCCTTTGGTGCAGCAACAATGTATAGCAAACCAGCTGCTCCATCAATGAGTTCGCTGTCGGGTGCAAAATTCTTTGTGCCaactcctgctgctgcttcagAACAGGCAGCTGCTGACGCACCAATGGATGCCCACAGTGACACCACTCAACAGGCTGAACCCTCGTCCTCCCCAGCACTGGAGGCCAGTTCATTGGCACCTCCAGTACCCATGCAGTCAACGATTCAGCGGTACCCAAGTGGGGACAACATTCAGCGGTACCCAAGTATGGACAACATCGTGGCCCCCTTAGACAGTGCTGGCAGCTCCATGTCAAGGTCAAGAGCATCGTCATGGAGTGGAGGGTACCCGGGGCAGCTGAGCGGCACTGCTGTTTCCAGATCACCCGATGGACAGACCATGCGGTCCCCAATGATGCCTGGAAAGAGGCCTCCGCACAGCCGTTCCAGCAGCAACTCATCGCTGCAGTTCAATGGTTTGGGTGAGGATCTTCACGAGGTGGAGCTCTGA